The Syntrophobotulus glycolicus DSM 8271 DNA window GGTTTGCCGAAAAGGCTCCTCATTACAGTTTTTCCAATCACATTAATGGCCACAGAGATCACCTTACCTTTCTGTACAGCTGATGCACGGGTCGATTGTTAAGGCCAGAATAGGAATATCGGCCAAATCAGAGCCGGGAATCATCTTCAAAAGTGGAGGGATGTTCGCAAAGGTCGGTGTTCTTACCCGGACTCTGTCAAGGAACTTCGTCCCGTTTCCTCTCGCGTAATAAACAACCTGTCCGCGCGGCTGTTCCAAACGGGACATGTATTCTCCCTTAGGAGGATTTCCCTTGACCTTGACCTCAATCTCACCGTCAGGAATCCTTTCGACTGCCTGACGGATAAGATCTATTGCCTGGAAAAGCTCACCGATACGCACATTGCAACGCGCATAACAGTCTCCATCTTTTTCTACAATCGGTTCAAAGCTCAAATCACTGTATGCCGCATAACCAAGTTTTCTGAGATCCATGGCAATACCGCTTCCCCTGGCCACGGGTCCGGCTGCTCCAAGCTCAAAGGCCTCCTTATAGGTTAAAACACCTACGCCCTTCGTTCTCTTCTGCACCGTAAAATCCTTGACAAAAACTTTCGTCAGTTCTTTCGTTTCGGTTTCAACAACCTTAAGAACATTCACGATTCTCTTCAGTGTATCATTGTCAATATCTTTCCAAACACCGCCGACTTTACAAACACTGAAAATTACGCGACCGCCGGTCGTTTCCTCAAAAATATCCAGAACCTTTTCTCTTACTCTCCAGCAATGCATAAATAAGCTTTCAAAGCCAAACGCATCGGCCATCAGGCCCAGCCACAATAGATGACTGTGGATACGAGAGAGCTCAGCCCAAATTGTCCGGAGATATTTCGCACGATCCGGTATTTCAACACCCATGATGCCTTCAACTGTCTGCACATAGCCCTGGCCATGCATGAAGCTGCAAATGCCGCAAACACGTTCAATCACATAAGCCATTTCGTTAAAGTCTCTTTTTTCAACCAGCTTTTCCAAACCTCTATGGACAAATCCAATCGAGGGCACGGCTCCAACCACTTTCTCATCTTCTAAAATCAGATCGAGATGGAGTGGTTCTGGCAGTACCGGATGTTGTGGTCCGAAAGGTATAATTGTGCGCTCACCCATGGTTTACCAACCCCTCCCTGCTATTTCTTACTAGAATCCGGCGGAATTACAAAAGGATGCTTGACCGCTGTCTGATATAAGGTCCCTTTAAAGTCAACAGCCATTCCGGCTACATTTACCCCATACAAGTCATGAATTTCATTTTCATACAGAAACGCATGAAGAAAGATTCCGCTGACACTTGGTATTGTATCCCCAACCTCTACCGGCATTTTCAGGTTTATCATTTGATAGTTTTCCTTTTCGAAGGTATAAATGATATCCATTTCGGTAGCGCTTTTTGTACAACACATCTGGATCAGGCGAAAACCTTCTTTGGCATATTGTTTTGTCCGGTTCTCGATTTCAGAAGCTGTGACTGGAAGGTAATTTTGTACTTCGATCATTTATTTCGCCACCTTCCCCATATTCTTATATTTACTTTCAAGAACGGCCAATCCCTGGACAACTCCATCAATGATGGCTTCCGGTCTCGCCGCGCAGCCCGGGACGTACACATCTACGGGAATCACTTTATCTACCCCGCCCTGGACATTGTAGCACTGACGGAATACTCCGCCCGATGTCGCACATGCTCCAATAGCCACGACTACTTTGGGCTCAGGCATCTGATCATAAATATTCTTGATGACTGTTTTGTTCTGCTCATTGACTGATCCGGTTATCACGAAAATGTCCGCATGCTTCGGATTGCCGATATTTAACACTCCAAAACGTTCAACATCATATAAGGGAGTCAGGCACGCAAGCACTTCGATGTCACAGCCGTTACAGCTCGACGCATCATAGTGTACCAGCCAAGGAGACTTCGGCAAGTAAGACATTAATTTCACCTCTATCGCTTTAGATATATTCTTACACGCTACTGAAAACTATTTAAGAGCCAGGACCGCAATGTTGCCTACTCCTAAGATCAAAGCAACAATCCAGGCGCTCCCCAATGTGGACTGCCATTTCAGACGGGAATTGTTGTTGTCAATAAAGATTTCAAGGAAGTAGGTCAGGGCCGCAATGACAAGCGCGATAATCGGATTTGAAGCAAAGAACAGACAGACAATACCCAGTAAGAAAACATTTTCATACCAGTGGGCAATTTCTACATAAGCAAGTTCTTTACCGGAGAATTCGGTCAGGATACCGCGGACAATTTCCTGATGGGCATGATGGGACGCGGAAATATCAAAAGGAGATTTTCTGAACTTAATGGTCAGGATAAAGAGGAACCCGAGGAAAATTCCCGGCAGACTCAGAATCAAAGGCTGACCATAGGTGGCTATGTCAAGAACGTTAAAGCTCTTGGTCACCATATACATCCCGACAATGGTCAGAATAACCATCGGTTCATAAGCCATCATCTGGATCATTTCTCTTTCCGCCCCCAGAAAGGCATAAGGAGAAAATGTCGAATAGGCGGCAATGATCAGAAATACGCTGGCCAGGGTCAAAGCAAAAATCGCTAAAAGCAGATCCCCGCCGGAAAAGAAAATGCAGCCGGTAATGATCACAAAGATCAGAAAACATAAAACATAGAACTTCTGGTGTTTGTTTACCACAATGTTCTGTTTGGAAAATAATTTCATGACGTCATAAAAAGGCTGAAGTAAGGGAGGTCCTACCCTTCCCTGCATTCTGGCTGAAATAATACGGTCAATACCTGCGATCAATCCTCCGATAAAGGGTGCGAGAATGACGTATAAACCTACAGCCAACCATGTATTCATACCACTCATTATACTCCCACTCCTATCATGATGATAATTAAAAGGATACAAGATACCACTCCAAGCTTGAACAGCTTGTCTTCACCAAAGATGCTGTCCAGGTAGAAGCTTCTCAGGCTTAAATCTCTGGTAATCCCCATTGAACCGTAGAATTTTTCTCTCTCCGCGAGATTTGTGCCTGCCAGATATTGAGCCTTATAATTCAGCTTATTGCCATAAGTGAGCAATCTTAACGGCAGAACAATAATCAGCCCCATCATTAAGAGAAGAATGATCATATTGCCCTGACCGAGCAGATAGGTTTCTCCGTAGATTGCCTGAATGAACGGCTCTAAGGCAAAATAGGAGATGGCGGGGAACCCGATACATACCGCTACCGTGAAAAACGCCAGCAAAGATAAGGTAAAGGATTCTGTAGCCGGAATCTTGGTCGTGAAATCAGCAGGCTTGTCTTTGATCATCAGAACCTTGCCGAGCCACTTCGTCCAGAAGAACAGGGTCGCAGCACTGCCAAAGGCAATAAATACCGTCAGAATAGGATTGGCTGCCACTATACCTTCCAGGGCGGCCCATTTGCTGATCAGCATACCGAACGGCGCCAGGAACATGCCGCAAATCCCTATGACTACGCCGATTGCCACCTTGGGCATCTTAACAATCAGACCGTCCATCGATTCAATGATCCGGTCGCCGAGATTATGCTCAATTGTTCCGACAGAAAGGAACAAGAGAGACTTCGCGATTGCGTGGAAAATGATTAACATCACAGCGGCCCAGGCCAGCTCATAAGATCCGATCCCGGCACAGACAACGATCAGGCCCAGATTGGCAATTGTAGAGTAAGCCAGAACCCGTTTGGCGTCGGACTGGGAAATCGCCATGAATGATGTCAGGACGAACGTTACGGCGCCAACAAGCGCGACAAACAGTCCGATTGTGGAACCGCCTTCAACAAACGCAAAAACAGGTGATAATCTGACAATCAAATAAACACCCGCTTTAACCATGGTACTGGAATGAAGAAGAGCAGAAACCGGTGTCGGAGCGACCATGGCTCCCAGAAGCCATGAAGAAAACGGCATTTGAGCCGATTTTGTAATTCCGGCAAAAGCCAGCAAGGCGGCCGGAAGGAGAACGGCGGCAGATGCCAGGGTCGGCAGCTTGTCAAGTTCAACCGTATGTGCTTGTGTGTACAGGAAAATAATTGCGACCGTAAAGCCGATTCCTCCCAGAATGTTCATCTTAGCTGCTCTAAAAGCATTTTTGATGGCAATCTCTTCACGGCTGTAGCCAATGAGGAAGAATGAGCAGAAGGTCGTGATTTCCCAGAAGAATAACAACCACATCAGGTTATTGGAAAATACCACACCATACATCGCGCCCAAAAACGCAAAAACGATGAAGAAAAAGAAGGGTGTTCTATTCTTCATCTTAGGATGGTGATGATGATAGTCTTCCATGTAACCCAGTGCATATACTGCGATAAGCGTACCAATAATTCCGATGATCAAAGTCATAATCAATGAAAGATTATCGACAAATAAATTATGTGTTGCATGTATTTCGCTTCCATGAGCAACTTCAAACCAAATGACCAGCACAGCTCCGATCAGCATCAGAAGTGCGGCCAGAAATTGCTTATAACGAATGGAAATCCCGATGATCAATGCAGCCAGAGCCACCTCGATCGCAAACATGCCCAAGCTGATCTCATGAGCATATTCTCCAGCCTCAAAATATACTGCCCCCGTTTGAAAATACTGTACAACTAAAAATAATGAAGCCGCAATAATGGCAATTGATGATGCTCCAACGATTATTTTCCTGATGAACAGTTGTGGCAGAATGAGCAAGAGAAACGCTACAATTATCGGAAAAAGTATTAAAAAAACCATTGTGTTCATGTTGGCATCCTCTTTCCCCTCAAGTAGAATTTAGCGTAACCATAGAATACAGAAACCAGACACTTGAAACAGTCCAATGCTTCATATTGGACAATAAGAATCTCCTGTTTCTTCCAATCACTCCTTTCAATTCAATATCGCTCTATTCGACGATATTACGTTTTTTATATGAAGAAAATAGGCTTACAAGTCATGTTTATTATAATGATAATCCGTCATAATAGCAACTGATATAGATAAACTTTTCACAATGCTTTCCTAAAATTTATTGTTGTTCATCAAAACGCTCTGCCATATTCAAACTATTCTGCTAATATTATAAACAGAATCTTGCATTTCTATAAATAACCGGATTAAATTTACAAAGATTAACGCATTTTTCCATTTACCTTCAAGGAATTCTATCCTAATCTCATTTGATCAAGCAAGCAAATCAGCAATAAAAACTGGCGGTCATCCCGTCAGTTTTTATTAGCTACTTTCCCTTATTTCGCGTTTGCCAGAGCCAATATCTCAGTTACGACGATTTCAGTTGCTTATCCCTTTCTTTCTCTTCAGCCTGATATGATTTGAGCTTAGCCACCAGAGCATCTGTCAGCCGGGAAGGAACTTCTTCATAGTTATAGAAGCGGAAGGTAAATGTCCCCCTGCCCTGGGTAATCGAGCGCAAATCTATGGCATACCGCATGAGTTCCGCTTGGGGCAAATGGGCTTTAATGACTTGCTCTTTGCCGTCAGGCTCCATGCCTAAAACCTTGCCCCGTTTCGTATTCAAATCCCCGATCACATCCCCCATGAATGCTTCCGGAACACGAACCTCAACTTCGGCCACCGGTTCCAGCAGGACAGCCCCGGCCTGTTCGGCACCTTTACGGAAAGCTAGGATCGCGGCCAGCTTGAACGCCATTTCCGAGGAATCCACACTGTGATAGGAACCGTCATAAAGTGTAAATTTGACATTTGTCATGGGATAACCGGCAAGAAATCCTTCATTCATGGCTTCGCGCAAACCCTTCTCCACAGCGGGAAAATAGTTGCGCGGCACAGATCCTCCAAATATCTCTTCCTTAAATTCAAAATCCTTGCCGGGATTGGGCTCGATTTTTATCCATACATGTCCGTACTGCCCATGCCCGCCGCTTTGCTTCTTATGTTTGCCTTCAACCTTTACTGTCTTTTTGATGGTTTCCCGGTAAGGTACCCGGGGGACGTCCATCTCTACCGCAACCCCGAACTTGCGGAGAAGTTTTTCACTTACGATATCTAACTGGGTCTCTCCTCTGCCCGATAGGATGGTCTGTTTTGTCTCGGTATTTTTTTGGACACTGATTGTCGGGTCTTCATCCATCAGGCGATTCAGGGCTGTGCCCAGCTTATCTTCATCTCCCTTGCTTTTCGGCTTAATGGAGACCGGCAGACAGGGCAGGGGAAATTTGATCCCATCCAGTTTGACCATTTGGTCTTTACCGCAAAACGTGTTTCCGGTCTTCGCTTCCTGAAGCTTGGCGATCACAGCGATATCACCGGCAAATACCTTTGCGGTGTTTTCCTGATTTTTTCCTCTGAGGAAAAATATCTGGCCCATTTTTTCATCGGCTTCCCTTGTGGAATTATACACAAGCGTTTCGCTGGAAAATGAACCGCCATATACCCGAAAAAAGGACATTTTCCCCAAGTAGGGATCGGCCAGAGTCTTAAAGACCAATGCTGCTTTATCTTCAATAGGAGCCGGAGCCGGGACATAATCCACTACAAATTGGGTAAGCTCTTGCACCCCTATATTTTTTTCCGCGGAACCAAAAAGGACCGGAACGATAATATTCTGAGCCAGGGCTTTTTGCAAAACTGTTTTCAGCTCGGCATCCGTAATCTGTTCCCCGTCAAGATATTTCATTAAAATATCATCATCGGCTTCAACTACTGTTTCCAATAAAGTATCCTTAAGAATTTCAGCCTCATCACTGTATTCCGGAGGAATCTGAGACTGTAAAATATCGATGATTCCTTTAAAGTTTTCTTCTTTTCCTACAGGTATCTGCATCTGGACAAAATGGGTCTGAGGATACGCCTGCTTGAGTTCCTCAAGAATCTTTTCGGAGGCGGCGTTTTCCCGATCCATTTTATTGACATAGATGATTCTGGGCAGTTTCTTTTCCTCCATCATGTCCCAGATCATTTCCGCCTGAACCTCCAGTCCGCTTGCCCCGCATATGACCAGGACCCCTGTTTCCGCTACCCGCATCGAGCTGATCACTTCACCGATAAAATCCGCATAACCCGGTGTATCCAGAACATTGATTTTTACTCCGTTTGACTCAACAGGAACCAAAGATGTGCTGATCGAAATCCTGCGCTGAATTTCTTCCTGCAGATAGTCTGATACTGTGTTTCCATCAGCAACTTTGCCTATTCTGTTTATTGCGCCTGAATGAAAAACCATGACTTCAGCCAAAGAAGTTTTGCCACTGCCTCCGTGGCCCATTAGACAGATGTTACGAATATTGTTGCTTTCGTAGATCTTCAAATGTCATCTCCCCTTTGCTAAAATTTCTGAATATTGAAATTGATCTTATTATAGATCATTTCCCTACAATAAGATATGTTTTTTAAAAATTTGGAAAATGAGGTGTTGTCCGCTCCATTTAATTATTCTGAACTCTTAGGTATTTGCTTTGATCCGGCCGCATAAGTTGAATAAACGCAATGCTGATTTTCATTATGCCCAAGGAGATGCCCATGCCGAAGAAAAGCTTAATTCAAGGTGCCATCATTCTCTTTTTAGCGAATTTGTTTAACAGGATACTGGGCTTCATCTATCAGTACTTAATCATGAAATATGTCGGCAGCGAGGCCTATGGCTTGTACCAGATGGTCTTTCCCCTCTATATGACAATTTTAGTTTTTTCTACCGCGGGGATTCCTTTAGCGGTCTCTAAAATGATTGCGGAAAAGATTTCTTTGGGCCGGGAGGGGGATGCCGCAAGAATATTCCGGGTTGCCATCCTGCTCCTCAGCTTTTCCTCTGTTGTGGTTACCCTACTCATCTACATCAATACTCCTGTGATTGTTGCCAAGTGCTTCCCGGACGCCAGAGTTTTTTATGTCTTCAGAATATGTATTCCCGCGATCTTCATTGTTTCGGTCTCTTCTGCTTTCCGGGGCTATTTTCAAGGTCATCAAAACATGGTCCCTTCCGCCGTCAGTCAAATCTGCGAGCAATTATTCCGGATTGTCGTCGGCTTTTATTTGGCCATCAAGTTTTTGCCTTATGGTATCGAATTCGGGGCCGCCGGTCTGGCCGTTGGTATGCTGGTCGGAGAGTTCGCCGGTCTTTTCGTGATCATGATTCACTACCTGATCAGCCGAAGAAAGCGTACTCACCGTCCCCAAGCGGTTACCCGCTACCATGAGATCATCAGAGAAATGTTCGGTCTCTCCCTGCCTGTTACCGGAAGCAGACTGGTTTTCAGCGGCCTTTCCGCACTCGATGCGGTAATTATCCCCCGTCAACTGCAGGCAGCCGGTTACTCTTTAAGAAAGGCAACGACACTTTTCGGTGAACTGAACGGGACAGCCTTCACTTTGCTTGCCTTTCCCAGTGTCTTTACTTTTGCCCTGGCGACTTCTCTGGTCCCGGCCATTTCGGAAGCAGTGGCAAAAAAAGAATACAGGCTGGCCAGATCCCGCTGCTCAGACTCCATCCGCCTGACCATTCTGATTGGGCTCCCCTGTATTGTGATCATTTATTGCTTTGCCGATCTGTTTGCCGGTATTTTTAACAGCTCCGATATCGCACCGATTCTGAAACTGCTTTCTCTAGGGGGAATATTTACCTATCTTCACCAAACCACAACAGGGATTCTGCAGGGACTTGGCAAAACCCATTTGCCCCTCGTTCATTCCGTGATTGGCGGCATGATCAGAATTCCCCTGATGATTTACCTGACTGCGATGCCGCACTTGGGTCTTACCGGCACTGCCGCCGCATATTTAATCGGGTTTTTCATCGTCGCTGTTTTGAACATGATTGCTGTCAATCATTATATTAAATTGAATCTGGACTTCGAGAATATTATTCTCAAGCCCTTGATCGCCGGAGCCGGGATGCTCCTGCTGGTGTTTCTTTTCCTCCGGTTTGCCTTACAGACTGTTGCCGGCAGTCTTTTGATCTCAGTGGCCGGATTAATCGTTTATTTCAGTATTTTGCTTTTTAACGGCGGCATGCGTAAACAGGACCTAAACAAAATCCCCATTCTCAATAATCTTTTCAAATAGAAGAAATGTTCATCACCAGCCGATGTGCTTTCCTTCATTCATTAAGGTTCCCCTTAGAGCCACCTTCTGAACTTGTCCTTCCATTGCCAATAGGAAAACAAAATCAAAACCGCACCGATAATGACGAACAATATCTTATAGATCACATATAGCTTGATTACCGACAGTAAAGATAACACTAAGGCAAACAGTGCCGGTAACACAATGATGATTCTCAGATTAAGAGGCTTGCCCTTTTTTCTGGATGATAAAAAGATAAAAAATAAAACAATAAAATAGAAGAAAAAAATGCCTAATTTCATTCGTTACTCCGTTCCCTCCGGCTCCATTCAGACAATACCTTTATTTGCTCATCGTCTGTCAAGTCACTGTGCAAAGGCGTAATCGAGACATAACCGTCTTTTATCGCCATCAGGTCCGTATCCGGATCATCCTGAGATATGATTGAACCGCTGGTCCAGTAGTAGACCGGACCGAAAGCGCTTTCCTGACACTCAAATTTATTATCATAGATTGTCTTTCCCAGTTTGGTGATCTTCATTCCCTTCCAGTCTTCCTGATGACTGCCGGGAAAATTAATATTTAACAGGCTGGCTCGGCAGTTCTGAAGAAATTCCTCCTGGCCGATCCATTCCCTGATTAATCCCGCGGGTTCCGTATAATCCACCATCTCGCTTTGGGCCAGGGAAACCGCAATTGAAGGGACTCCCAATAGAACACCCTCCATGGCCGCCGCCACTGTTCCTGAATAAAAAACATCACTCCCCAGGTTCCAGCCATAATTTATGCCGGAAATCAGCAGTTCCGGCTTTTGGGAAAAAAGATCCCCCTGAAGAGCCAACTTTACGCAGTCGGTAGGTGTACCGTCAACTGCAAAACCATATACGTTTTGTCTCAGCTCATATTTTGTCACAAATAACGGCTCATGGATCGTGATTGAACGGCCTGTCGCCGATCTTTGCCCGGCAGGGGCCACTATGGTTATTTCATGCTTATTTTCTTTGCTCAATTCCTGATACAACGCCCTTAACCCGGCCGCAAAATACCCATCATCATTCGTCAGCATGATTCTCATGAAAATCTTTAATCTCCTTGCGTCCCCTTCATTCCCCAGGGATTTTCATCACCGATTGTTATTTTCCCATGATCAGAGAAAAAGCTTCCGCTCTGGTTGCCGAGCTTGTTTGAAATATTCCTCTTACTGCTGAGGTTACTGTTTTGGAGCCGGGCTTTTTAATTCCCCGTAAGGTCATACACATATGTTCAGCCTCAATGACCACCAGAACACCCCTGGCTTCCAAAGAATTCTTTATGGTATCGGCAATCTGGGTTGTCAACCTTTCCTGAAGCTGGGGCCTGCGGGCATAGCCGTCAATCACTCTGGCCAGCTTGGATAACCCTGTCACTTTACCGTTGCGCGGGATATACGCGACATGAGCCTTTCCGAAAAAAGGAAGCAAATGATGTTCACACATGGAATACATCGGGATATCCTTGACAATGACCATCTCTTCATGGTTTTCATCAAAAATCACTTGCAGGTGCTTACTTGGATCATCATGCAAGCCCGCAAAAGCTTCCGCATAAAACTTCGCTACTCTTTTCGGTGTATCGATCAATCCTTCTCGTTCAGGGTCTTCACCAATTGCTTCGAGCAGCATACTTACCGCCTGTTCCAGCTTCTGAGTATTGATTTCCATTCCTATTGCCTCCTGTTATTGCGTCAATGACTAAAAACCTTTCTTCATATTATAATACATCTAAGCAAATTCTAAAAATTCTTTGCTATGGTTAAGCTAAGCCATAAGAGGCATTGTAACAATCAACGGCAATAGAGTGCTTCTCCATATTGTCGTAAACATTCCCCAGCAGCATCCAGGCTCCCCCATTATTGGGGTTAACATCCAGGATC harbors:
- a CDS encoding nickel-dependent hydrogenase large subunit, coding for MGERTIIPFGPQHPVLPEPLHLDLILEDEKVVGAVPSIGFVHRGLEKLVEKRDFNEMAYVIERVCGICSFMHGQGYVQTVEGIMGVEIPDRAKYLRTIWAELSRIHSHLLWLGLMADAFGFESLFMHCWRVREKVLDIFEETTGGRVIFSVCKVGGVWKDIDNDTLKRIVNVLKVVETETKELTKVFVKDFTVQKRTKGVGVLTYKEAFELGAAGPVARGSGIAMDLRKLGYAAYSDLSFEPIVEKDGDCYARCNVRIGELFQAIDLIRQAVERIPDGEIEVKVKGNPPKGEYMSRLEQPRGQVVYYARGNGTKFLDRVRVRTPTFANIPPLLKMIPGSDLADIPILALTIDPCISCTER
- the fusA gene encoding elongation factor G translates to MKIYESNNIRNICLMGHGGSGKTSLAEVMVFHSGAINRIGKVADGNTVSDYLQEEIQRRISISTSLVPVESNGVKINVLDTPGYADFIGEVISSMRVAETGVLVICGASGLEVQAEMIWDMMEEKKLPRIIYVNKMDRENAASEKILEELKQAYPQTHFVQMQIPVGKEENFKGIIDILQSQIPPEYSDEAEILKDTLLETVVEADDDILMKYLDGEQITDAELKTVLQKALAQNIIVPVLFGSAEKNIGVQELTQFVVDYVPAPAPIEDKAALVFKTLADPYLGKMSFFRVYGGSFSSETLVYNSTREADEKMGQIFFLRGKNQENTAKVFAGDIAVIAKLQEAKTGNTFCGKDQMVKLDGIKFPLPCLPVSIKPKSKGDEDKLGTALNRLMDEDPTISVQKNTETKQTILSGRGETQLDIVSEKLLRKFGVAVEMDVPRVPYRETIKKTVKVEGKHKKQSGGHGQYGHVWIKIEPNPGKDFEFKEEIFGGSVPRNYFPAVEKGLREAMNEGFLAGYPMTNVKFTLYDGSYHSVDSSEMAFKLAAILAFRKGAEQAGAVLLEPVAEVEVRVPEAFMGDVIGDLNTKRGKVLGMEPDGKEQVIKAHLPQAELMRYAIDLRSITQGRGTFTFRFYNYEEVPSRLTDALVAKLKSYQAEEKERDKQLKSS
- the folE gene encoding GTP cyclohydrolase I FolE, with the protein product MEINTQKLEQAVSMLLEAIGEDPEREGLIDTPKRVAKFYAEAFAGLHDDPSKHLQVIFDENHEEMVIVKDIPMYSMCEHHLLPFFGKAHVAYIPRNGKVTGLSKLARVIDGYARRPQLQERLTTQIADTIKNSLEARGVLVVIEAEHMCMTLRGIKKPGSKTVTSAVRGIFQTSSATRAEAFSLIMGK
- a CDS encoding NADH-quinone oxidoreductase subunit C, which gives rise to MIEVQNYLPVTASEIENRTKQYAKEGFRLIQMCCTKSATEMDIIYTFEKENYQMINLKMPVEVGDTIPSVSGIFLHAFLYENEIHDLYGVNVAGMAVDFKGTLYQTAVKHPFVIPPDSSKK
- a CDS encoding NADH-quinone oxidoreductase subunit B family protein, which produces MSYLPKSPWLVHYDASSCNGCDIEVLACLTPLYDVERFGVLNIGNPKHADIFVITGSVNEQNKTVIKNIYDQMPEPKVVVAIGACATSGGVFRQCYNVQGGVDKVIPVDVYVPGCAARPEAIIDGVVQGLAVLESKYKNMGKVAK
- a CDS encoding NADH-quinone oxidoreductase subunit L; the encoded protein is MNTMVFLILFPIIVAFLLLILPQLFIRKIIVGASSIAIIAASLFLVVQYFQTGAVYFEAGEYAHEISLGMFAIEVALAALIIGISIRYKQFLAALLMLIGAVLVIWFEVAHGSEIHATHNLFVDNLSLIMTLIIGIIGTLIAVYALGYMEDYHHHHPKMKNRTPFFFFIVFAFLGAMYGVVFSNNLMWLLFFWEITTFCSFFLIGYSREEIAIKNAFRAAKMNILGGIGFTVAIIFLYTQAHTVELDKLPTLASAAVLLPAALLAFAGITKSAQMPFSSWLLGAMVAPTPVSALLHSSTMVKAGVYLIVRLSPVFAFVEGGSTIGLFVALVGAVTFVLTSFMAISQSDAKRVLAYSTIANLGLIVVCAGIGSYELAWAAVMLIIFHAIAKSLLFLSVGTIEHNLGDRIIESMDGLIVKMPKVAIGVVIGICGMFLAPFGMLISKWAALEGIVAANPILTVFIAFGSAATLFFWTKWLGKVLMIKDKPADFTTKIPATESFTLSLLAFFTVAVCIGFPAISYFALEPFIQAIYGETYLLGQGNMIILLLMMGLIIVLPLRLLTYGNKLNYKAQYLAGTNLAEREKFYGSMGITRDLSLRSFYLDSIFGEDKLFKLGVVSCILLIIIMIGVGV
- the surE gene encoding 5'/3'-nucleotidase SurE codes for the protein MRIMLTNDDGYFAAGLRALYQELSKENKHEITIVAPAGQRSATGRSITIHEPLFVTKYELRQNVYGFAVDGTPTDCVKLALQGDLFSQKPELLISGINYGWNLGSDVFYSGTVAAAMEGVLLGVPSIAVSLAQSEMVDYTEPAGLIREWIGQEEFLQNCRASLLNINFPGSHQEDWKGMKITKLGKTIYDNKFECQESAFGPVYYWTSGSIISQDDPDTDLMAIKDGYVSITPLHSDLTDDEQIKVLSEWSRRERSNE
- a CDS encoding respiratory chain complex I subunit 1 family protein, translated to MSGMNTWLAVGLYVILAPFIGGLIAGIDRIISARMQGRVGPPLLQPFYDVMKLFSKQNIVVNKHQKFYVLCFLIFVIITGCIFFSGGDLLLAIFALTLASVFLIIAAYSTFSPYAFLGAEREMIQMMAYEPMVILTIVGMYMVTKSFNVLDIATYGQPLILSLPGIFLGFLFILTIKFRKSPFDISASHHAHQEIVRGILTEFSGKELAYVEIAHWYENVFLLGIVCLFFASNPIIALVIAALTYFLEIFIDNNNSRLKWQSTLGSAWIVALILGVGNIAVLALK
- the spoVB gene encoding stage V sporulation protein B; translation: MPKKSLIQGAIILFLANLFNRILGFIYQYLIMKYVGSEAYGLYQMVFPLYMTILVFSTAGIPLAVSKMIAEKISLGREGDAARIFRVAILLLSFSSVVVTLLIYINTPVIVAKCFPDARVFYVFRICIPAIFIVSVSSAFRGYFQGHQNMVPSAVSQICEQLFRIVVGFYLAIKFLPYGIEFGAAGLAVGMLVGEFAGLFVIMIHYLISRRKRTHRPQAVTRYHEIIREMFGLSLPVTGSRLVFSGLSALDAVIIPRQLQAAGYSLRKATTLFGELNGTAFTLLAFPSVFTFALATSLVPAISEAVAKKEYRLARSRCSDSIRLTILIGLPCIVIIYCFADLFAGIFNSSDIAPILKLLSLGGIFTYLHQTTTGILQGLGKTHLPLVHSVIGGMIRIPLMIYLTAMPHLGLTGTAAAYLIGFFIVAVLNMIAVNHYIKLNLDFENIILKPLIAGAGMLLLVFLFLRFALQTVAGSLLISVAGLIVYFSILLFNGGMRKQDLNKIPILNNLFK